The Mesorhizobium loti genome includes a region encoding these proteins:
- a CDS encoding cysteine hydrolase — translation MTQTLPRRNEAFRAGETALLLVDMQRIWLEPGADPSHPERGPDHYFYRQTSSQTIPNQERLLAAARANGVEVLHTIIQSLTEDGRDRSLDHKLTPIHVAPSLPEGLPVASLAPVGDEIMLPKTSSGIFNSTNVDYLLKNLGIRYLVVVGVLTDQCVDMTVRDGADRGYLVTCVADACATITQERHDIALKAFGGYCWVTDTDTVVARFNALEKTA, via the coding sequence ATGACCCAGACCCTACCCAGACGAAACGAAGCCTTCCGTGCCGGTGAAACGGCGCTGCTGCTCGTCGATATGCAGCGCATCTGGCTGGAGCCGGGCGCCGATCCGTCGCATCCGGAGCGTGGCCCGGATCACTATTTCTACCGGCAGACATCGTCGCAGACGATCCCCAACCAGGAGCGCCTGCTGGCCGCCGCGCGGGCCAACGGCGTCGAGGTTCTGCACACGATCATCCAGAGCCTGACCGAAGACGGCCGCGACCGCTCGCTCGACCACAAGCTGACGCCGATCCATGTTGCGCCCAGCCTCCCCGAGGGCCTGCCGGTGGCGTCGCTGGCGCCGGTCGGCGACGAGATCATGCTGCCGAAGACGTCGTCAGGAATCTTCAACTCGACCAATGTCGACTACCTCCTGAAGAACCTTGGCATTCGCTATCTCGTCGTGGTCGGCGTGCTGACCGATCAATGCGTCGACATGACGGTGCGCGACGGCGCCGACCGAGGCTACCTCGTCACCTGCGTAGCGGATGCCTGCGCCACCATCACGCAGGAGCGCCACGATATCGCGCTCAAGGCCTTTGGCGGCTACTGCTGGGTCACCGACACCGACACGGTCGTTGCCCGCTTCAACGCTTTGGAAAAAACGGCATGA
- a CDS encoding glutamine synthetase — MTSTVEPLVAVVTTDLSAVTRGRFVAESKLQKTVTTGVGWLQANLSLTPFNSIVDPNPWGSSGDLRLIPDLKARFRTTRTGSPTPFDMVAGDIVELDGNPWLGCTRTMLKNALAELKEATGLSVIAAFEHEFHVADGGFAPAHSMSFAALRRADPFAPNLMAALEEAGVAPEVVIAEFGDEQFEVTHEPADALTAADRAVAIREITRELARNAGWRASFAPKTAPNAVGNGVHIHFSFVDEAGKPATYDPAQPGGLSAKAGAFCAGVLRHLPGMTAMTASSVSSYYRLKPHSWSSSYTWLADRDREASLRICPTVTIGGRDPARQYNIEYRAADATGNPYLSLAAIIRAGLEGLKADLPSPPLVTGDPTLMSEAERAKLGLVRLPETLPAALDALVADSTVTGWFAPVFIETFVGLKRHEAERLAGLDPASICDLYRTLY, encoded by the coding sequence ATGACATCGACCGTCGAGCCTTTGGTTGCCGTCGTCACCACGGATCTCTCCGCCGTTACGCGAGGTCGCTTCGTTGCCGAAAGCAAGTTGCAGAAAACCGTCACGACCGGCGTCGGCTGGCTGCAGGCCAATCTGTCGCTGACGCCGTTCAACTCGATCGTCGATCCCAACCCCTGGGGCTCGTCGGGCGACCTGCGGCTGATCCCCGATCTCAAGGCGCGCTTTCGCACGACACGCACCGGATCGCCGACGCCGTTCGACATGGTCGCCGGCGACATCGTCGAGCTCGACGGCAACCCGTGGCTCGGCTGCACGCGCACGATGCTGAAAAATGCGCTGGCCGAACTGAAGGAGGCGACCGGCCTGTCGGTCATCGCCGCCTTCGAGCATGAATTCCATGTCGCCGACGGCGGCTTCGCGCCGGCGCATTCGATGTCTTTCGCCGCACTGCGCCGCGCCGACCCGTTTGCGCCCAATCTGATGGCGGCGCTGGAGGAGGCAGGTGTCGCGCCCGAAGTGGTCATCGCCGAATTCGGCGACGAGCAGTTCGAGGTGACGCATGAGCCGGCGGACGCGCTGACGGCGGCCGACCGCGCCGTCGCCATCCGCGAAATCACACGCGAATTGGCGCGCAATGCCGGCTGGCGTGCGAGCTTCGCGCCCAAGACGGCGCCAAACGCCGTCGGCAACGGCGTTCACATCCATTTCAGCTTCGTTGACGAGGCCGGCAAGCCGGCGACTTACGATCCGGCGCAACCCGGCGGACTTTCCGCCAAAGCCGGCGCCTTCTGCGCCGGTGTGCTGCGTCATCTGCCAGGGATGACCGCCATGACGGCGTCAAGCGTGTCGTCCTACTACCGGCTGAAGCCGCACAGCTGGAGTTCGTCCTACACCTGGCTCGCCGACCGCGACCGCGAGGCTTCGCTTCGCATCTGCCCGACGGTGACGATCGGCGGACGCGATCCGGCGCGGCAGTACAACATCGAGTACAGGGCCGCCGATGCCACCGGCAATCCCTATCTGTCGCTGGCGGCAATCATCCGCGCCGGGCTGGAGGGACTGAAGGCGGATCTGCCTTCGCCGCCGCTGGTCACCGGCGACCCGACGCTGATGAGCGAGGCGGAGCGGGCAAAGCTCGGTCTCGTGCGCCTGCCCGAAACCCTGCCGGCGGCGCTGGACGCGCTTGTGGCCGACAGCACCGTGACGGGATGGTTCGCGCCTGTCTTCATCGAAACCTTCGTCGGCCTCAAGCGACACGAAGCGGAGCGCCTTGCCGGTCTCGATCCGGCCTCCATCTGCGATCTTTACCGGACGCTCTATTGA
- a CDS encoding ABC transporter ATP-binding protein, giving the protein MLSVEALKIRYGEVEAVRRVDLTVDSGEIIALVGANGAGKSSTLGAVAGLVPAASGKVIFDGVDITGLAPEAIARKGVALVPEGRRIFASLTVADNLRLGGAVHQPAAEARLREEEMLELFPILRRYHRVKGGNLSGGEQQMLAIARALMGKPRMILLDEPSLGLAPQLIDTVFDLIAELRRKGLTILLVEQNVALALEIADRAVVLANGEVVLSGTAKELASSDLVRQAYLGA; this is encoded by the coding sequence ATGCTGAGCGTCGAAGCCCTGAAAATCCGGTACGGCGAAGTCGAGGCGGTGCGCCGCGTCGACCTCACCGTCGACAGCGGCGAGATCATTGCGCTGGTCGGCGCCAACGGCGCCGGCAAGAGCTCTACGCTCGGCGCCGTCGCCGGGTTGGTGCCGGCGGCGTCCGGCAAGGTGATCTTCGATGGTGTCGACATCACCGGCCTGGCGCCGGAGGCGATCGCCCGCAAAGGCGTCGCGCTGGTTCCCGAAGGCCGCCGCATCTTCGCCAGTCTGACGGTGGCCGACAATCTGCGTCTCGGCGGCGCGGTGCACCAGCCGGCGGCCGAGGCGCGGCTGCGCGAGGAGGAGATGCTGGAGCTGTTCCCGATCCTGCGCCGCTACCATCGCGTCAAGGGCGGCAATCTGTCGGGCGGCGAACAGCAGATGCTGGCCATCGCCCGCGCGCTGATGGGCAAGCCGCGCATGATTCTGCTCGACGAGCCCTCGCTCGGCCTTGCCCCGCAACTGATCGACACCGTCTTCGACCTGATCGCCGAACTGCGCCGCAAGGGCCTGACCATCCTTCTGGTCGAGCAGAATGTGGCGCTGGCGCTCGAAATCGCCGATCGCGCCGTCGTGCTCGCCAATGGCGAGGTGGTGCTGTCGGGCACGGCAAAAGAACTCGCCTCGTCGGACCTCGTCCGCCAAGCCTATTTGGGAGCTTAA
- a CDS encoding N-formylglutamate amidohydrolase, with protein sequence MTAQTEKELPAQKDWPDAVEVLNERGHSDIVLLCEHASNHMPAEYRQLGLDDSHLQRHIAWDIGAAEVTRLLSSKLDAPAFLSGYSRLLIDLNRPLHSQGSIPVLSEDTDIPGNVGIDAAERTRRAETMFSPFHDRVAAYLDRRAQAGRQTRIVTIHSFTPVFLGVSRPWHAGVLHSQASDLAEAILSGLRTDAALNVAANVPYVISRDADYAVPIHGDDRGIPAVLVEIRQDLLSTRSGIEEWANRLAAALPAQQAETIP encoded by the coding sequence ATGACTGCACAGACTGAAAAGGAACTGCCCGCTCAAAAAGATTGGCCCGACGCCGTTGAGGTCCTCAACGAGCGCGGCCATTCCGATATCGTGCTGTTGTGCGAGCATGCGTCCAACCACATGCCGGCCGAGTATCGACAGCTCGGCCTCGATGACAGCCATCTGCAGCGCCACATCGCCTGGGATATCGGCGCCGCCGAGGTGACCCGCCTGCTGTCGTCGAAGCTCGATGCTCCGGCCTTCCTCAGCGGTTATTCGCGGCTGCTGATCGACCTCAACCGGCCGCTTCATAGCCAAGGCAGCATTCCGGTTCTGTCGGAAGACACCGACATTCCCGGCAATGTCGGCATCGATGCGGCGGAGCGGACGCGGCGCGCGGAGACCATGTTTTCGCCGTTTCATGACCGGGTGGCCGCGTATCTCGACCGCCGGGCGCAAGCAGGCCGGCAGACGCGGATCGTGACGATCCATTCCTTCACGCCGGTCTTCCTCGGTGTCAGCAGGCCCTGGCATGCCGGCGTGCTGCATAGCCAAGCCAGCGATCTCGCCGAAGCGATCCTTTCGGGCCTGCGCACTGATGCGGCGCTCAATGTCGCGGCCAACGTGCCCTATGTGATCAGCCGCGATGCCGACTACGCCGTGCCTATCCATGGCGACGATCGCGGCATCCCCGCCGTCCTCGTCGAGATTCGGCAGGATTTGTTGTCGACACGGTCCGGCATCGAGGAATGGGCGAACCGCCTGGCGGCGGCACTGCCCGCTCAGCAGGCGGAGACAATCCCGTGA
- a CDS encoding ABC transporter substrate-binding protein: MPSLYRLHRAALCAAVFGIAAISTASAEEIIIGAATAQTGGLAPYDQPALAGLRMSLDELNAKGGLGGKYTVKLLIKDTRSDTAQTATVTQELIDAGAKIMITPCDADPSISAGQLTQPLGIPTLTLCGSAPVLTGAVGDVMFGTYPADNVQATAVADFAVSEGKKKVFLLTSPDSTYTANLPEYFGKVFEKKGGAIVGRGTFSMGQPDFSAEITNIKGLADKPDLIMTAAYEPDFPAFIQQLRGAGVTIPVYGADAIGTPTIKALGKLVDGVVYTAAGYAEPGSKLEAFNAAFTKYAGHAPESTYEVNGYEIGLILDQAVKTAGSDDPKAVRDAIAGLKDFEGITGKITYAGTDRMPLRPVALMRYEGGEGKHVQTLIPDAADVPAP; the protein is encoded by the coding sequence ATGCCAAGCCTCTATCGACTCCATCGCGCCGCTTTGTGCGCTGCCGTGTTCGGCATCGCCGCCATTTCGACGGCCAGTGCCGAGGAGATCATCATCGGTGCCGCGACCGCGCAGACCGGTGGCCTTGCTCCTTACGATCAGCCGGCACTTGCCGGCTTGCGCATGTCGCTCGACGAACTCAACGCTAAAGGTGGCCTTGGCGGTAAATACACCGTCAAGCTGCTGATCAAGGACACCCGCTCCGACACCGCGCAGACCGCCACTGTCACCCAGGAACTGATCGACGCCGGCGCCAAGATCATGATCACGCCGTGCGATGCCGATCCCTCTATTTCCGCCGGCCAGCTCACCCAGCCGCTCGGCATTCCGACCCTGACGCTCTGCGGCTCCGCCCCGGTGCTGACCGGCGCGGTCGGCGACGTCATGTTCGGCACCTATCCGGCCGACAATGTGCAGGCGACGGCGGTCGCCGACTTCGCCGTCTCCGAAGGCAAGAAGAAGGTGTTCCTGCTGACTTCGCCGGACTCCACCTACACCGCCAATCTGCCGGAATATTTCGGCAAGGTGTTCGAGAAGAAGGGTGGCGCCATTGTCGGTCGCGGCACTTTCAGCATGGGCCAGCCTGACTTCTCCGCAGAGATCACCAACATCAAGGGCCTGGCCGACAAGCCGGACCTGATCATGACGGCGGCCTACGAGCCGGATTTCCCGGCCTTCATCCAGCAATTGCGCGGCGCCGGCGTCACCATCCCGGTCTATGGCGCCGATGCCATCGGCACGCCGACCATCAAGGCGCTCGGCAAGCTGGTCGACGGCGTCGTCTACACCGCGGCCGGCTATGCCGAGCCGGGCAGCAAGCTCGAAGCCTTCAACGCCGCCTTCACCAAATATGCCGGCCACGCACCGGAATCGACTTATGAGGTCAATGGCTACGAGATCGGCCTGATCCTCGACCAGGCGGTCAAGACGGCCGGCTCCGACGATCCCAAGGCCGTCCGCGACGCCATCGCCGGCCTCAAGGATTTCGAAGGCATCACCGGCAAGATCACCTATGCCGGCACCGACCGCATGCCGCTACGGCCAGTGGCGCTGATGCGCTACGAGGGCGGCGAGGGCAAGCATGTCCAAACCTTGATCCCCGACGCCGCCGACGTTCCCGCGCCGTGA
- a CDS encoding FMN-binding negative transcriptional regulator, translating to MYTKPEFAPLSRDEVFGLIEAAAFATVVTSGPQGLAVSHLPFVLDRDRGPNGTLVSHLARANPHSALIAEGRETVAIFHGPHGYISPSWYPRNPVRDSAPTWNFAVAHCHGHPVPLDDHGTARHLLQLVDVLEKDRDDRWRMRELGPGGMERRIPGIIGFDLPVGQLEAKFKMGQDERLYDTSEAIRALEQDDPALATMMKAHNGHRRD from the coding sequence ATGTACACCAAGCCTGAATTCGCGCCGCTGTCGCGCGACGAGGTGTTCGGCTTGATCGAAGCCGCGGCCTTCGCGACGGTGGTGACGTCAGGACCGCAGGGCCTCGCCGTATCGCATCTGCCCTTCGTGCTCGATCGCGACCGTGGCCCGAACGGAACGTTGGTCTCGCATCTCGCCAGGGCCAATCCGCACAGCGCGCTGATCGCCGAGGGCAGGGAGACGGTCGCCATCTTCCACGGCCCGCATGGCTACATCTCGCCGTCCTGGTATCCGCGAAACCCGGTGCGCGACAGCGCGCCGACCTGGAATTTCGCCGTCGCGCATTGCCATGGGCATCCGGTTCCGCTCGACGATCACGGCACGGCCCGGCATCTCTTGCAGCTTGTCGACGTGCTGGAAAAAGATCGCGACGATCGCTGGCGCATGCGCGAGTTGGGGCCAGGCGGCATGGAGCGGCGCATACCTGGTATCATAGGGTTTGACCTGCCGGTCGGGCAGCTCGAGGCCAAGTTCAAGATGGGGCAGGATGAGCGCCTCTACGACACGAGCGAAGCCATCAGGGCGCTGGAGCAAGACGATCCGGCGCTGGCAACGATGATGAAGGCGCACAACGGGCATCGCCGGGACTGA
- a CDS encoding MurR/RpiR family transcriptional regulator, with amino-acid sequence MAIRDVLMRGDLTLTPSEEKIVRLLLTDYPTSGLGTASSLARRAGVSDPTVVRLVMKLGYEGFPDFQAKLLAEVEARLHSPLLMMEAKRQSGSNDSAVLAYLDSVTTALQKATAATPVQTYERAARLLMEAKGEVVLVGGRFSRHIAGMLAGYLVQFRPRVRDLGVLSPQTFDTLADLDRRDVLVVFDYRRYQLDVMAYAKQAAALDVRIVLFTDQWLSPISDLAEVTIVSPLEVASPYDTLAPAIAQMEALTAHIVSTLDDDARARIERLEKVRHANAVTLDSDPQENGAGHTPGPRKTPGPKSAKQDDKA; translated from the coding sequence ATGGCGATACGCGATGTTCTGATGCGCGGGGATCTCACGCTGACACCGTCGGAGGAGAAGATCGTCCGGCTGCTGTTGACGGACTATCCGACCTCCGGCCTCGGCACCGCTTCGTCGCTGGCGCGGCGCGCCGGCGTCAGCGATCCAACCGTGGTGCGGCTGGTGATGAAGCTCGGCTATGAAGGGTTTCCGGATTTCCAGGCAAAGCTTCTGGCCGAGGTCGAGGCAAGGCTGCATTCGCCGCTGCTGATGATGGAGGCCAAGCGGCAGAGCGGTTCCAACGACAGCGCTGTGCTGGCCTATCTCGATAGCGTCACCACGGCCTTGCAGAAAGCCACCGCCGCGACACCCGTCCAGACATACGAGCGGGCGGCCCGTCTGCTGATGGAGGCCAAGGGCGAGGTCGTGCTGGTTGGCGGCCGGTTCAGCCGCCACATCGCCGGCATGCTTGCCGGATATCTCGTGCAGTTTCGCCCCAGGGTTCGCGATCTCGGTGTGCTCTCGCCACAGACCTTCGACACGCTGGCCGACCTCGACCGCCGCGACGTGCTCGTCGTCTTCGACTACCGCCGCTACCAGCTCGATGTGATGGCCTATGCAAAACAGGCGGCGGCGCTCGATGTGCGCATCGTCCTGTTCACCGACCAGTGGCTGTCGCCGATATCAGATCTCGCCGAAGTCACCATCGTCAGCCCGCTCGAAGTGGCCTCGCCCTACGATACGCTGGCGCCGGCGATCGCCCAGATGGAGGCCCTCACCGCTCATATCGTCTCGACGCTGGACGACGACGCTCGTGCTCGCATTGAGCGGCTTGAGAAGGTGCGGCATGCCAATGCCGTGACGCTCGACAGCGACCCGCAAGAGAACGGCGCGGGCCATACACCCGGACCACGTAAGACGCCGGGACCCAAATCAGCAAAGCAGGACGACAAAGCATGA
- a CDS encoding branched-chain amino acid ABC transporter ATP-binding protein/permease, with amino-acid sequence MVSVTMSESKPSGFMPAAFRNATADALCMVAVLLLVALAAFIFGGAAMQRVVTYAAIMLTAVLGLQIFSGNSGIVSFGQAAFVGLGAYATGILTMPTALQRTALRDLPEFLAGHQLSFFAALVVVLVLAVIIGLLTGTPLLRLSGSSASIATLAMLIIVYTLLVAGREITRGSQPFYGVPREVGLWTAAVVASAALVAARLFRETSFGLATRAAANDERGAAAVGVDQRTARLAAWVAGVVAAMAAGALMAQFLGAFSPRDFYFDLGFTMLAMLIVGGMTSSLGAFAGVIVTIVLIEVVRRFEGGGEVLGLHLPVLFGLTQGVLAIAMILVIWRRPTGLFGERELNLLRRPGRQAVTASASPPQHVESGRLTADHLSRRYAGVIAVDDVSLSFETDSITGIIGPNGAGKTTLLNMLAGDIKPSAGTVSVGGAVRQASAFRFARSGVARTFQNIRVFPHMTVLENVVVAARQVEPDLGHAEAAAMGELARMGLERFADQPAARLAYGQRRRLEVARALALKPRFLLLDEPAAGMNAVETAELVSILSTVRAERRIGVVLIEHDMRLVMNLCERIVVIDHGRVIADGTPADVQKNPAVIAAYLGSRTARAKTATPENQTA; translated from the coding sequence ATGGTGTCGGTGACGATGAGCGAGAGCAAGCCCAGCGGCTTCATGCCGGCCGCGTTTCGCAACGCCACCGCCGATGCCTTGTGCATGGTGGCGGTGCTGCTGCTGGTGGCGCTTGCCGCCTTCATCTTCGGCGGCGCCGCCATGCAACGCGTCGTCACCTATGCCGCGATCATGCTGACGGCGGTGCTTGGCCTGCAAATCTTCTCCGGCAACAGCGGCATCGTCTCGTTCGGCCAAGCGGCCTTTGTCGGCCTCGGCGCCTACGCCACCGGCATCCTCACCATGCCGACCGCACTGCAGCGAACGGCGCTGCGCGACCTGCCGGAATTCCTCGCCGGGCATCAACTCTCCTTCTTCGCGGCGCTGGTCGTGGTCCTGGTCCTGGCTGTCATCATCGGCCTGTTGACCGGCACGCCGCTGCTCAGGCTGTCCGGGTCGAGTGCCTCGATCGCCACGCTGGCCATGCTGATCATCGTCTACACGCTGCTGGTCGCCGGGCGCGAGATCACCCGCGGCAGCCAGCCCTTCTACGGCGTGCCTCGCGAGGTCGGGCTGTGGACGGCCGCGGTCGTCGCTTCGGCGGCGCTGGTGGCGGCGAGGTTGTTTCGCGAAACCTCCTTCGGCCTTGCCACACGCGCCGCCGCCAATGACGAGCGCGGTGCGGCCGCCGTCGGCGTCGACCAGCGCACGGCGCGTCTGGCCGCCTGGGTGGCGGGTGTCGTTGCCGCCATGGCCGCCGGTGCCTTGATGGCGCAATTCCTTGGTGCGTTTTCGCCGCGCGATTTCTATTTCGACCTCGGCTTCACCATGCTCGCCATGCTGATCGTCGGCGGAATGACCTCGTCGCTCGGCGCTTTCGCCGGCGTCATCGTCACCATCGTTTTGATCGAAGTGGTGCGCCGCTTCGAAGGCGGCGGCGAAGTGCTCGGCCTGCATCTGCCTGTGCTGTTCGGCCTGACCCAGGGCGTGCTGGCCATCGCCATGATCCTGGTCATCTGGCGACGCCCGACCGGCCTGTTCGGCGAACGTGAACTGAACCTTCTGCGCCGGCCCGGACGTCAGGCCGTGACGGCTTCGGCGTCACCTCCGCAGCATGTCGAAAGTGGCCGGCTCACCGCCGACCATCTGTCGCGCCGCTATGCCGGCGTCATTGCTGTCGACGACGTCAGCCTGAGTTTCGAAACGGACAGCATCACCGGCATCATCGGCCCCAATGGCGCCGGCAAGACGACGCTGCTCAACATGCTGGCCGGTGATATCAAGCCAAGTGCCGGTACCGTGTCGGTCGGCGGCGCGGTGCGGCAGGCTTCGGCCTTCCGCTTTGCCCGCTCTGGCGTTGCCCGCACCTTCCAGAACATCCGCGTCTTCCCGCACATGACGGTGCTGGAGAATGTCGTCGTCGCCGCACGCCAGGTGGAGCCGGATCTTGGCCATGCCGAGGCGGCGGCAATGGGCGAGCTCGCGCGCATGGGGCTGGAGAGATTTGCCGATCAGCCGGCCGCCAGGCTTGCCTATGGCCAGCGCCGCCGGCTGGAAGTGGCACGCGCTCTGGCGTTGAAGCCGCGCTTTCTGCTGCTCGACGAGCCGGCCGCCGGCATGAACGCCGTCGAGACCGCCGAACTGGTCTCGATCCTGTCGACGGTTCGCGCCGAGCGTCGCATCGGCGTGGTGCTGATCGAACACGACATGCGGCTGGTGATGAATTTGTGCGAGCGCATCGTCGTCATCGATCATGGCCGCGTCATCGCCGACGGCACGCCCGCAGACGTCCAGAAGAACCCCGCCGTCATCGCCGCCTATCTCGGCAGCCGCACGGCGCGCGCCAAGACCGCAACGCCTGAAAACCAGACCGCATGA
- a CDS encoding FAD-binding oxidoreductase, with translation MRNGSDVIVVGAGIVGSSAAYHLAEAGVKVTLVEQTHPAGGPSGKSSALLHAFYLMPELSQLSIRGREILVSLPEVAGEGSFVTEVGMMWVCGNDNKASWTAAAERIRGEGAHIETLSPQAFADAAPGFALDNVALALWEPEYGYADAFGATNAIARAARASGAKIMQNTLVESLQRQGDRITGVTLTDGTVLEADTVVLAAGPWTRRLLATVGLDLPLHVERHPMAVLDAAGKARQVMPFAWCDDISCNYARPDNDGVILAGTWAGGGTGLRHEHAGRPRFVENPDTYMEGVEESESVEILETFATRVPAMAELGIRPGYAGLYDMSPDDLPVIGAMPAVEGLVVSAGSSGHGFKTGPAVGEAVARLVTEGAQPILAPFSPNRFKAA, from the coding sequence ATGCGAAACGGAAGCGACGTCATCGTCGTCGGTGCGGGTATTGTCGGATCGAGCGCCGCCTATCATCTGGCCGAGGCCGGTGTGAAGGTCACGCTGGTCGAGCAGACCCATCCCGCCGGCGGCCCGTCGGGCAAATCGTCGGCGCTGCTGCACGCCTTCTACCTGATGCCGGAACTGTCGCAGCTTTCCATCCGCGGCCGCGAGATACTGGTGTCGCTGCCGGAGGTCGCGGGCGAAGGCTCCTTCGTCACCGAGGTCGGCATGATGTGGGTCTGCGGCAACGACAACAAGGCGAGCTGGACGGCGGCAGCCGAACGCATCCGCGGCGAGGGCGCGCACATCGAGACATTGTCGCCACAAGCCTTTGCCGACGCCGCGCCCGGCTTTGCGCTGGACAATGTCGCGCTGGCGCTGTGGGAGCCGGAATATGGCTATGCCGATGCCTTCGGCGCCACCAATGCCATCGCCCGTGCCGCTCGCGCCAGCGGTGCGAAGATCATGCAGAACACGTTGGTCGAGAGCCTTCAGCGGCAGGGCGACCGCATCACCGGCGTCACCTTGACCGATGGAACGGTGCTGGAGGCCGATACGGTCGTCCTGGCCGCCGGGCCGTGGACGCGCCGGCTGCTGGCGACGGTTGGCCTCGATCTGCCGCTGCATGTCGAGCGCCATCCGATGGCCGTGCTCGACGCCGCCGGCAAGGCTAGGCAGGTCATGCCTTTCGCCTGGTGCGACGACATTTCCTGCAACTATGCGCGGCCCGACAATGACGGCGTCATCCTGGCCGGCACCTGGGCCGGCGGCGGCACCGGCCTGCGCCATGAACATGCGGGCCGGCCGCGCTTCGTCGAAAATCCCGACACCTATATGGAAGGTGTCGAGGAATCAGAATCGGTCGAGATCCTGGAGACCTTCGCCACCCGTGTGCCGGCCATGGCCGAGCTTGGCATCCGGCCCGGCTATGCCGGGCTCTACGACATGAGCCCCGACGATCTGCCTGTCATCGGCGCCATGCCTGCTGTCGAAGGGCTGGTCGTTTCGGCCGGATCCTCCGGCCACGGTTTCAAGACCGGGCCAGCCGTCGGCGAGGCGGTGGCCAGGCTGGTCACCGAGGGCGCGCAGCCGATCCTGGCGCCGTTCTCGCCCAATCGCTTCAAGGCCGCGTGA
- a CDS encoding branched-chain amino acid ABC transporter permease, translated as MVAQQIINAVSLGGVYALLALGLAIVFSIVGLINFAHGELMTLSGYALLASLVLGFPFPVAVLVAVSCGALAAVAMERIAFRPMRGASVTSLLLTSFAVSSLLKVVFQNGISARPQAVAMPGWMTGAFSFGDFTIGVGPSISIVVSALALIALEIFLRRSVTGTAMRAAAEDFDVVRLMGIPASRIIATAFLLSGLLAGLAAMLWVAQRASVDPLMGFTPVLKAFIAAVVGGLGSLPGAVAGGFLLGIIEVLLQATLPGAIAPYRDAIVLSGVIAVLLVRPQGLIPAVRAQRS; from the coding sequence ATGGTCGCGCAGCAGATCATCAATGCGGTGAGCCTCGGCGGCGTCTATGCGCTGCTGGCGCTCGGGCTGGCGATCGTCTTTTCCATCGTCGGCCTCATCAACTTCGCCCATGGCGAGCTGATGACGCTGTCGGGCTATGCGCTTCTGGCCTCGCTGGTGCTCGGCTTTCCCTTCCCGGTGGCGGTGCTTGTCGCCGTGTCCTGCGGCGCGCTCGCCGCTGTCGCCATGGAGCGCATCGCGTTCAGGCCGATGCGCGGCGCCAGCGTCACCAGTCTGTTGCTGACCAGCTTCGCCGTCTCCAGCCTGTTGAAAGTCGTCTTCCAGAACGGCATCTCGGCGCGGCCGCAGGCCGTCGCCATGCCTGGCTGGATGACCGGCGCCTTCTCCTTTGGCGATTTCACCATCGGCGTCGGTCCCAGCATCTCCATCGTCGTCTCGGCGCTGGCGCTGATTGCGCTCGAAATCTTCCTGCGCCGGTCGGTGACCGGCACGGCCATGCGCGCCGCGGCGGAAGATTTCGACGTCGTACGCCTGATGGGCATTCCGGCCAGCCGTATCATCGCCACCGCCTTCCTGCTCTCCGGCCTGCTGGCCGGGCTGGCGGCCATGCTGTGGGTGGCGCAGCGCGCCTCGGTCGATCCGCTGATGGGCTTCACGCCGGTGCTGAAGGCGTTCATCGCCGCCGTCGTCGGTGGGCTGGGCAGCCTGCCCGGTGCGGTCGCCGGTGGCTTCCTGCTCGGCATCATCGAGGTGCTGTTGCAAGCGACATTGCCGGGAGCGATCGCGCCCTACCGCGACGCCATCGTGCTGTCGGGGGTCATCGCGGTACTGCTGGTTCGCCCGCAGGGCCTGATCCCGGCGGTTCGCGCCCAGCGAAGCTGA